CGTGGGCGCAAAATCGCCATCTGATCCCCGGCTGGTACGGCGTCGGCAGCGGCATCCAGGCTTTCCTTGCGGTGCGCGGCGAGCGCGGGCTTCTGTTGTTGCGGCGGATGTTCGAAGCATCGCGCCTGTTCCGGCTGGTCATCGACGAAGTCGAGAAGCAACTGCTGCAGATCGATCTTTCCATCGTGCGCGAATATGCAAGGCTGGTTGAAGACAGCAAGGTGCGCGACGAGTTTTTCGGCATGATCGAACGCGAATTCGCGCTGACCATCGAACAGATCCTGCTGATCACGGTCGCAGCGAAGATCGGCGAGCGCTTCCCATTATTCGGGGGCCGGTTGGCTCGCCGCCTGAAGACCATGAATCAGGTCAATTACGAACAGGTCGAATTGCTGCGCCGCTTCCGCGCGGAAACGGATGAAAAAAAGAAGGCCGACTACCAGGCCGCGCTGCTGCTGTCGATCAACTGCATCGCAACCGGGGGCGGCGCTACCGGGTAATTCATGCATGCGGCCGCGCTGTTGTTCGGGCAGACCAAAGCACTTTTAAGCCAAGGATAAACCGGATCGCTTCGCATGCGCTCGCAATGACACTCTCATTGCGAGGAGGCACAGCCGACGCGGCAATCTCCAACCGTCAGGTTTTGCTTCGGAAGTAAAAAAGCGGCAAGGAACGAGTCTGGCGTGCTCCTTGCCGTTTTTCTTTATCTTGGGGCAGCTTGATGTAGCTGCCCAATATCTTTTCGTCGTGCGTGTGTCGTCGTGCGTGTGGCGTCTATTCACATCAGGTGCTGCGGCTTGCCGCTGACCCACGCCTCAACGTTGTCGATCAACTGCTCGGCCAGAAACTGCATGGCGCCATCAGATGCCCAGGCCACGTGCGGCGTCAGGATGAAATTCGGGTGGCGAAGATCAAGCAGCGGATTGCCTTCCTTTGGCGGCTCTTTGGTCAGCACGTCGAAGCCCGCGCCGGCGATCAGACCTTCTTTCAGCGCTTTGACCAGCGCCAGTTCATCGACCAGACCACCGCGCGCCGTGTTAATCAGGATCGCGCTGCGTTTCATTTTGCGAAACTGCGCGTCGCCGATCAGATTTCGTGTCGAAGCCAGGAGCGGCATATGCAAGGAAATTACATCGCTCCGCGCCAGCACTTCGTCGAGCGGCGTGAACTCGACATCTGGCGCCTTCGGCGGTTCGTGGTCGGCAAACAGCACGTTCATGCCGAACCCGCGCGCGACTTTCGCGGTCCCTTGCCCCAACTGACCCTCACCGATAACGCCGAGCGTGCTGCCGAACAAATCGCCGATCGGATGGGTGAACAGGCAGAACTGATCCGACTGCTGCCACAAACCCTTCTGCACGTCCTGCTGATACGCGAGCAGATTGCGGCGCAGCGCGAGTATCATCGAAAACGCGTGCTCGGGAACGGTATGCACCGCGTAGTTGCGGATGTTGGCGACCGCGATGCCATTCTTTTTGCAGTATTCGAGATCGACGTTGTCGGTCCCGGTGGCCGCGACTGCAATCATTTTCAACTTGGGCAACTTCGCCAGCGTAATGCCGCGCATAGGCACTTTGTTGACGAGCGCGATAGTCGCATCGCTTAGCCTTGCCAACACTTCATCGGCAGTGGTTTTTTCATGCTCTTCCCAGCGATGGTCGAACGTCGGACGACGCACATTCGCCTTGACCGAGGCGCGATCGAGAAAAACGACGTGATGTTGCGCCATATCCGCCCGCTCAGGTGATGCTGCCAGTGGAATGCGAGGCGTACTCAACTTCCTTGCGGCTGACTTTTTTCTTGGGCACCGGATCCGTGCTGCGGTAGAACTGCGCGGCCGCGCCAACGCCGCTGCCGAGCTTGACCTTGATGCCAACATCGGCCATTGCCATCTCTGAGCCGGCAATTGCGCCGAGCACCATCAGTTCGTTCAGATCGCCGAGATGGCCGATGCGGAACAACTTGCCGGCGACTTTCGACAGCCCGGCGCCGAGCGCAAGATTGTAACGGCGGAAAGCGACATCGATCACATGCGCCCCATTGATGCCTTCGGGCACCATGATTGCGCTGACCGTATCCGAATACCATTTCGGCTCTTTTGCGCACAGTTTCAGGCCCCACGCCTCGACTGCGGCGCGCACACCACCGGCGAGACGATGATGGCGTGCGAAAATTTCTTCCAAGCCCTCCTCGAAAATCACGTCCAGCGATTCGCGCAGCCCGTACAGCAACGGCAGCGACGGGGTGTACGGGAAGTAGCCGGTCGCATTGGCCTTGATCATGTCGCCGAAATCGAAGAACACGCGGCGGCATTTGGCTTGCCCTTGCGCCGCAAGCGCTTTTGGGTTGGCGCAAACGATGCCGAGACCGGCCGGCAGCATGAGCCCTTTCTGTGAGCCGGCAACCGCGCAGTCGACGCGCCATTCGTCCATGCGGAAATCCAGGCTGCCGATCGAGCTGACGCCGTCGACGTACAGCATGGCCGGGTGCTTGGCGTTATCCATGGCGCGACGGACGGCAGCGATGTCGCTGGTAACACCGGTGGCGGTCTCGTTATGGACAACCATCACCCCCTTGATCTTGTGCTCTTTGTCGGCCTTCAAAACCTGCTCGATGCGATCCGGCGGAGCGCCTTCGCCCCATTCCACGTCGAGCACTTCGACGTCGAGGCCGATACGTTGCGCGAGGTCGATCCACAGGTGGCTGAATTGGCCAAAACGCGGCGAGAGCACTTTATCGCCGGGCGACAAGGTGTTGGTCAATGCTGCTTCCCAGCCGCCGGTGCCGGTCGCCGGGAAAATGAACGCCTGGCCGCTTTGCGTTTTGAAGACTTTTTTCAGGTCCTCGAACAACGACATGGTCAATTCCGGAAACTTCGAGGAACGATGGTCTTCCATCGCAACGAGCATCGCACGCATGACGCGATCCGGCATATTGGTCGGACCGGGAACAAACAGAAAATTGCGGCCTGGCATAGGAAGTCTCCTGATTGATGAGGCGTCGGCCGACGCCGTGATTCAGCGAATGGTCGTCACGCTCACGCGTAGACCGGGAATTTCTTGCACATCGCCTGGACGTCGGTGGCCACGCGCTTCAACGCCGCATCGTCCTCGGGGGCGTCGAATACGTCGGCGATCAGATTCGCCAACTGCTCGGCCTCGATTTCGCCGAAGCCGCGTGTCGTCATTGCCGGCGAGCCGATGCGAATACCGCTGGTCACAAACGGCTTTTCCGGATCGTTCGGAATCGCGTTCTTGTTGACCGTGATGTGGGCGCGACCGAGTGCCGCTTCGGCCGCCTTGCCGGTAATTTTCTTGGGGCGCAGATCGACCAGAAACACATGCGATTCGGTGCGGCCGGAAACGATGCGCAGGCCGCGCTCCTGAAGCACTTTGGCGAGCACACGCGCGTTGGCCAGCACCATTTCCTGGTACTGCTTGAACTCGCGCGTTCCCGCTTCCTTGAAAGCGACCGCCTTGGCGGCAATCACGTGCATCAATGGGCCGCCCTGAATACCCGGGAAAATCGTCGAGTTCAGCGCTTTTTCGTGTTCGGGCTTGGCCATGATGATGCCGCCGCGCGGGCCGCGCAGGGTTTTGTGGGTGGTACTGGTCACGAAATCGGCGATTCCGATCGGGCTCGGGTAGACCCCGGCCGCCACCAGTCCGGCATAGTGCGCCATGTCCACGAACAAATACGCGTGGACGCTTTGTGCGATTTCCTGAAACCGCTTCCAGTCCATGACAAGTGAGTAGGCCGACGCGCCGGCCACGATCATTTTCGGCTTGTGCTGTTGAGCGAGACGTTCGACTTCGTCGTAATCGATCTCTTCGGTATCGGGGTGCAAGCCATAGCTTGCGGCCTTGTATATCTTGCCGCTGAAATTAACCGAAGCGCCGTGGGTCAAATGGCCACCGTGCGCGAGCGACATGCCGAGAATGGTATCGCCCGGTTTCAGCACTGAGAAATAGACTGCCTGGTTTGCCTGCGAACCCGAGTGTGGTTGCACGTTCGCGTAATCGGCATTGAATAGCGCTTTCAGGCGATCGATCGCGATTTGTTCAACGATATCGACATACTCGCAGCCACCATAATACCGCTTACCCGGATAGCCCTCGGCGTACTTATTGGTTAACACCGAGCCCTGCGCTTTCAGCACGTTCTGACTGACGTAATTTTCGGATGCGATGAGCTCTACATGGTCTTCCTGGCGGCGATTTTCCTGCTGCATCGCCTGCCAAAGGTCGCTGTCGGCTTCCTGCAAATTCGGTGAGGGAAACATGGGGTTCTCGTTGTATGTGGAGGGGCAAAGGGGGCAGACTCAATCGTGAGATCATATTTCACGACATAAAATCGAGCCAGTCAGAGTTTCTTATGGTGATTATAACCGCTATTTATCCGCGTCCGGGACCAGATCAACTTGAACGCCGCGGTCGTAGATCAATTCCCGATCGGCGACCCGCACCAGCGGATTCAATCGGTGCGGCTGGGACTTGTCCAGCGCGATTAGATGAATAACAGACAGGCCGCGAACAATCAAGTAATCCGCGATCAAATAGCGATGACATTGCCAGGGCATGCGCTCCGCGCACATCAAGGCGAGCGGCGCATGTTTTGCCGATGTAACCAGATCGTCGATGGTCGTGGCAAAGCCCGGCGATGCCATATGGTCTGCATAAGCGCTGAAGCTGAGATTGTTCAGGCCGGTGTTCATCGACTCCCGGCCCGGTTTGCGCAAGCCGCCGAGTTCTTTCCCTTGCCACGCGTATTCTATGCCGTTCTCGGCAAGCGCTTTACTGAGGGGTTCGCGCGAAAAATGCGGGTGGCGGC
This region of Burkholderiales bacterium genomic DNA includes:
- a CDS encoding alanine--glyoxylate aminotransferase family protein; protein product: MPGRNFLFVPGPTNMPDRVMRAMLVAMEDHRSSKFPELTMSLFEDLKKVFKTQSGQAFIFPATGTGGWEAALTNTLSPGDKVLSPRFGQFSHLWIDLAQRIGLDVEVLDVEWGEGAPPDRIEQVLKADKEHKIKGVMVVHNETATGVTSDIAAVRRAMDNAKHPAMLYVDGVSSIGSLDFRMDEWRVDCAVAGSQKGLMLPAGLGIVCANPKALAAQGQAKCRRVFFDFGDMIKANATGYFPYTPSLPLLYGLRESLDVIFEEGLEEIFARHHRLAGGVRAAVEAWGLKLCAKEPKWYSDTVSAIMVPEGINGAHVIDVAFRRYNLALGAGLSKVAGKLFRIGHLGDLNELMVLGAIAGSEMAMADVGIKVKLGSGVGAAAQFYRSTDPVPKKKVSRKEVEYASHSTGSIT
- a CDS encoding serine hydroxymethyltransferase — translated: MFPSPNLQEADSDLWQAMQQENRRQEDHVELIASENYVSQNVLKAQGSVLTNKYAEGYPGKRYYGGCEYVDIVEQIAIDRLKALFNADYANVQPHSGSQANQAVYFSVLKPGDTILGMSLAHGGHLTHGASVNFSGKIYKAASYGLHPDTEEIDYDEVERLAQQHKPKMIVAGASAYSLVMDWKRFQEIAQSVHAYLFVDMAHYAGLVAAGVYPSPIGIADFVTSTTHKTLRGPRGGIIMAKPEHEKALNSTIFPGIQGGPLMHVIAAKAVAFKEAGTREFKQYQEMVLANARVLAKVLQERGLRIVSGRTESHVFLVDLRPKKITGKAAEAALGRAHITVNKNAIPNDPEKPFVTSGIRIGSPAMTTRGFGEIEAEQLANLIADVFDAPEDDAALKRVATDVQAMCKKFPVYA
- a CDS encoding D-2-hydroxyacid dehydrogenase, giving the protein MAQHHVVFLDRASVKANVRRPTFDHRWEEHEKTTADEVLARLSDATIALVNKVPMRGITLAKLPKLKMIAVAATGTDNVDLEYCKKNGIAVANIRNYAVHTVPEHAFSMILALRRNLLAYQQDVQKGLWQQSDQFCLFTHPIGDLFGSTLGVIGEGQLGQGTAKVARGFGMNVLFADHEPPKAPDVEFTPLDEVLARSDVISLHMPLLASTRNLIGDAQFRKMKRSAILINTARGGLVDELALVKALKEGLIAGAGFDVLTKEPPKEGNPLLDLRHPNFILTPHVAWASDGAMQFLAEQLIDNVEAWVSGKPQHLM
- a CDS encoding DUF488 domain-containing protein, coding for MYSVGHGNRSLQEFIALIAPIRLLVDVRAYPMSRRHPHFSREPLSKALAENGIEYAWQGKELGGLRKPGRESMNTGLNNLSFSAYADHMASPGFATTIDDLVTSAKHAPLALMCAERMPWQCHRYLIADYLIVRGLSVIHLIALDKSQPHRLNPLVRVADRELIYDRGVQVDLVPDADK